Proteins encoded together in one Phycisphaerae bacterium window:
- the malQ gene encoding 4-alpha-glucanotransferase has product MEGRPNLIALADRAGILRGYHDIEGKYCPLQEEAAVALLAGMGLDGSGEDVAGETLKQLERQRQASLLDPVRVVRVGQPAGEVLRWAIPWEHPELIGRDTFGWRLTLHGERGGVATTVEGRVRRSDGDSDLAPSWPVLPEPGYHTLQLELDAGGKLLRAEQLLIVAPRRCFRPEDAWGQSRSYGLLVNFYSLRDERDWGIGDLSTLRAVGEAVACHGAAFIGTNPLHALSNLGHDYCPYSPMSRLFQNDIYLDIECVPEFGETPEARAMAASPDGRERIAELRGKAYIDYEGVASFKRGVMRRLFETFRRDHLGKRTSRGSAFERFRREGGRPLQDFATFQALAEWLEESGKATFGFNCRNWPAAYRDPRSKEVVRFHREHADAVDFWAFVQFEIERQLKEVSAALHRSGMRIGLYHDLAVGSSGGGADAWMFPGLFAQEMELGAPPDPYSAAGQTWGFPPLVPHRLRAERHAYWISLIRACLRHAGMLRIDHAIGLYRQYWVPRGRPGTEGGFVRYPTEELLGILALESQRSRTIIVGEDLGLVPPEVPAALAEWGAFSMRLVHFEREHDGSYRPPQQYPTNALVCVSTHDHPPLAAIWSGSDLDLRRRIGSIGDDEELNRQRAERARSREALVRLLIAQGLLTENEQPSFEAVRRAIHELLVRSPSPLLGISLDDLAGEEEPVNLPGVPPEKFASWSRRMSQTVEKLLKDDAIASILDNVASAIAVGGNDAEN; this is encoded by the coding sequence ATGGAGGGACGTCCGAACCTTATCGCGCTCGCCGACCGCGCCGGTATTCTGCGCGGGTACCACGATATCGAGGGGAAGTACTGTCCGCTGCAGGAAGAAGCCGCCGTGGCGCTGCTCGCCGGGATGGGTCTGGATGGCTCGGGCGAGGACGTGGCCGGCGAAACGCTGAAGCAGCTTGAGCGCCAACGGCAGGCGTCGCTTCTCGATCCGGTTCGCGTCGTGCGTGTGGGGCAGCCCGCAGGAGAGGTGCTCCGCTGGGCGATTCCTTGGGAACATCCGGAGCTCATCGGGCGCGACACCTTCGGTTGGCGTCTGACGCTTCACGGGGAACGCGGCGGGGTGGCCACCACGGTTGAGGGGCGGGTCCGGCGTAGCGATGGTGACAGCGATTTGGCACCTTCATGGCCCGTGCTTCCGGAGCCGGGCTATCATACGCTGCAGCTCGAGCTTGACGCAGGAGGGAAGTTGCTCCGCGCGGAGCAATTGCTCATCGTCGCGCCGCGGCGCTGTTTCCGTCCGGAAGACGCGTGGGGGCAGTCGCGGTCGTACGGGCTGCTGGTCAATTTCTATTCCCTGCGGGACGAGCGCGACTGGGGGATTGGGGATCTGAGCACACTTCGTGCCGTCGGCGAGGCGGTGGCCTGTCACGGCGCCGCTTTCATCGGAACCAATCCGCTGCATGCCTTAAGCAACCTCGGTCACGACTACTGCCCCTACAGTCCGATGAGCCGCCTGTTTCAAAACGACATCTATCTGGATATTGAGTGCGTGCCGGAGTTTGGGGAGACGCCGGAGGCGCGAGCGATGGCGGCGTCTCCCGATGGACGCGAGCGCATCGCCGAACTTCGCGGGAAGGCATACATCGACTATGAGGGCGTGGCGAGCTTCAAGCGCGGCGTCATGCGCCGATTGTTTGAGACATTCAGACGTGACCATCTTGGGAAGCGAACGTCGCGCGGCAGCGCATTCGAACGGTTCCGCCGCGAAGGAGGGCGTCCGCTGCAAGACTTTGCGACCTTTCAGGCGCTTGCTGAATGGCTTGAGGAATCGGGGAAGGCCACGTTCGGTTTCAACTGTCGGAATTGGCCGGCAGCCTATCGCGACCCGCGGTCAAAGGAGGTCGTCCGGTTTCACCGCGAACATGCCGATGCGGTCGACTTCTGGGCGTTTGTGCAATTCGAGATCGAACGGCAACTGAAGGAGGTCTCAGCGGCGCTGCATCGATCTGGTATGCGCATAGGCCTGTACCACGATCTGGCCGTGGGGTCTTCCGGTGGCGGGGCTGACGCCTGGATGTTTCCGGGGCTCTTTGCCCAGGAGATGGAATTAGGAGCCCCGCCTGACCCCTATAGTGCCGCGGGCCAGACCTGGGGATTCCCGCCACTCGTGCCGCATCGGCTCCGTGCGGAGCGGCACGCTTACTGGATCAGCCTGATTCGCGCCTGTCTTCGACATGCGGGAATGCTGCGGATTGACCACGCCATCGGGCTGTATCGGCAATATTGGGTGCCGCGGGGTCGTCCCGGGACAGAGGGGGGCTTCGTTCGGTACCCCACGGAGGAACTGCTCGGCATCCTGGCACTGGAAAGTCAGCGCAGCCGGACCATTATCGTGGGCGAGGACCTGGGCCTGGTGCCGCCGGAAGTGCCTGCGGCCCTGGCCGAATGGGGCGCGTTCTCCATGCGGCTGGTGCATTTCGAGCGCGAGCACGACGGCAGCTACCGTCCTCCGCAGCAATACCCGACCAACGCCCTCGTCTGCGTATCCACGCACGATCATCCGCCGTTGGCGGCGATATGGAGCGGCAGCGATCTCGACCTGCGCCGGCGCATCGGGTCGATTGGCGACGACGAGGAATTGAACCGGCAGCGCGCAGAGCGCGCCCGATCCCGGGAAGCCCTCGTGCGACTACTGATCGCTCAGGGCCTGCTTACGGAAAACGAACAACCCAGCTTCGAGGCGGTGCGCCGGGCGATTCATGAACTGCTGGTTCGCTCGCCCTCACCGTTGTTGGGGATTTCACTGGACGACCTGGCCGGGGAGGAGGAGCCGGTCAACCTTCCCGGCGTTCCGCCGGAGAAGTTTGCTAGCTGGTCGCGGCGCATGTCGCAAACCGTCGAGAAACTGCTGAAAGACGACGCGATTGCATCGATTCTGGACAACGTTGCGAGCGCGATCGCTGTCGGCGGGAATGATGCCGAGAATTGA
- the glgB gene encoding 1,4-alpha-glucan branching protein GlgB, with the protein MLAVDPGEWSRLQAFEHAEPHAILGAHPYSAAGEHGVLVRAFHPDAVAAEIIVDGRKPERMEVIEKGGFFGFVLPGQALPFDYHIRFEFAGGSTWTIRDPYCFPPTLGDMDLHLFNEGRHRRVWEKLGGHVRTVNGVQGVSFAVWAPNARRVSVLGDFCKWDGRVYSMRRMGSSGVFELFIPDLAPGVCYKYEIKTQDGHLRVKSDPYANYMEGFPNHAAIVHESSHAWADRDWMERRRERDWRREPFSVYEVHLGSWAKVPEEGHRSLTYREIAPRLCEHVKRFGFTHIELMPVAEHPLGASWGYQVTGYFAPTHRYGTPDDFRYFVDVCHQNGIGVILDWVPAHFPRDDFALRRFDGTALYEHEDARKGEHPDWGTLIFNYGRNEVRAFLISNALYWLGEFHVDGLRVDAVASMLYLDYSRRDGEWLPNQYGGKENIEAIDFLREVNEIIRVEHPGCVTIAEESTSWSGVTRPISEYGGLGFTFKWNMGWMHDSLLYFSKEPIHRRYHHNDFTFAMLYEFTERFINALSHDEVVHGKRALLDKMPGDEWQKFANLRSLLAYQFTRPGKQMLFMGTELGVWNEWFHEVSLDWHMAADPIRQGLARFMEDLGRAYHQNPVLWRTDPDPHAFYWIDCNDCDNSVFSYARQEGEDRIITVLNLTPVPRNDYRIGAPVGGQYEYLLCSDHPAYGGSGYPVVDHPFADGVPWHGFPQSLRLHLPPLAALILRPVR; encoded by the coding sequence ATGTTGGCGGTTGATCCTGGAGAGTGGAGCAGGCTGCAAGCGTTTGAACATGCCGAGCCACACGCCATTCTGGGAGCGCATCCGTACAGCGCAGCCGGGGAGCACGGCGTGTTGGTGCGGGCGTTCCATCCCGATGCCGTGGCGGCGGAGATCATCGTCGATGGTCGCAAGCCGGAACGTATGGAGGTGATCGAGAAAGGGGGCTTCTTCGGCTTCGTCCTGCCGGGTCAGGCGCTCCCGTTCGACTACCACATTCGCTTCGAGTTTGCCGGCGGATCGACGTGGACGATACGTGATCCATACTGCTTCCCGCCGACGCTCGGCGACATGGATCTGCACCTCTTCAACGAGGGCCGTCACCGCCGGGTTTGGGAGAAGCTCGGGGGCCACGTGCGGACGGTCAACGGAGTTCAGGGTGTCAGCTTTGCCGTGTGGGCGCCGAACGCCCGGCGCGTGTCGGTGCTCGGAGATTTCTGCAAATGGGACGGGCGAGTCTATTCGATGCGCCGGATGGGCAGCTCGGGGGTGTTCGAGTTGTTCATTCCCGATCTTGCGCCCGGCGTCTGCTACAAGTACGAGATCAAAACCCAGGACGGTCATCTGCGCGTGAAGTCCGATCCGTATGCGAACTACATGGAGGGTTTTCCGAATCACGCGGCGATCGTTCACGAATCGTCCCATGCCTGGGCGGATCGCGATTGGATGGAGCGGCGTCGCGAGCGAGACTGGCGACGGGAACCGTTCTCAGTGTACGAAGTTCACCTGGGCTCGTGGGCGAAGGTGCCGGAAGAGGGGCATCGGTCGCTGACCTATCGCGAGATCGCGCCGCGGCTGTGCGAGCACGTCAAGCGCTTCGGATTCACGCACATCGAGCTGATGCCCGTGGCCGAGCATCCGCTGGGGGCGTCCTGGGGATATCAGGTAACGGGATACTTCGCTCCGACGCATCGCTACGGTACGCCGGATGATTTTCGCTACTTCGTCGACGTGTGCCACCAGAATGGCATTGGTGTGATTCTGGACTGGGTTCCGGCACATTTCCCCAGGGACGACTTCGCCCTTCGGCGGTTCGACGGGACGGCGCTGTATGAGCACGAAGATGCGCGCAAAGGTGAGCATCCCGACTGGGGCACGCTGATCTTCAATTACGGGCGGAACGAAGTCCGGGCCTTCCTGATCTCCAACGCGCTGTATTGGCTCGGGGAATTCCACGTGGACGGGCTCCGCGTGGATGCCGTGGCGTCCATGCTGTATTTGGACTACAGCCGGCGTGACGGAGAATGGCTGCCGAACCAGTACGGCGGCAAGGAAAACATCGAGGCCATCGATTTCCTCCGCGAAGTAAACGAAATCATCCGCGTGGAGCACCCCGGCTGCGTGACCATTGCGGAGGAATCCACGTCGTGGTCGGGCGTGACGCGCCCGATCTCGGAGTACGGCGGCTTGGGCTTCACCTTCAAGTGGAACATGGGGTGGATGCACGACAGCCTGCTGTACTTCTCCAAGGAGCCGATCCACCGCCGCTACCACCACAACGACTTCACCTTCGCCATGCTCTACGAGTTCACCGAGCGCTTCATCAACGCGTTGTCGCATGATGAGGTCGTGCACGGGAAGCGGGCGCTGCTCGACAAAATGCCCGGCGACGAGTGGCAGAAGTTCGCCAATCTGCGGAGCCTGCTGGCGTACCAGTTCACGCGGCCCGGCAAGCAGATGCTCTTCATGGGCACGGAGCTGGGCGTGTGGAACGAGTGGTTCCACGAAGTGAGCCTCGACTGGCACATGGCCGCGGACCCCATCCGCCAGGGCCTGGCCCGATTCATGGAAGACTTGGGGAGGGCGTACCACCAGAATCCAGTGCTGTGGCGGACCGATCCCGATCCGCACGCCTTCTACTGGATTGACTGCAACGACTGCGACAACTCGGTGTTTTCGTACGCTCGCCAGGAGGGGGAGGATCGGATCATCACCGTGCTCAATCTTACGCCCGTGCCGCGGAACGACTATCGCATCGGGGCGCCCGTTGGTGGACAGTACGAGTACCTGCTGTGCAGCGACCATCCGGCCTACGGCGGAAGCGGCTACCCGGTCGTGGACCATCCGTTTGCGGACGGCGTTCCGTGGCACGGTTTCCCGCAGTCACTGCGCCTGCATCTTCCGCCGCTGGCCGCGCTGATTCTCCGACCGGTACGATGA
- a CDS encoding SpoIIE family protein phosphatase, producing the protein MAGTRQTSSARPFDSFEYGVLRDIQAAFSTSGCQGWPGASVASARVGQETRSGDFHVTVRGVDEQLVICVGTIEGGGAFGAMAKAALCGAIRGLAPEARSPLTIVRAVDDLLRQLNADLGRGSVTCSLFAGVLDHYDETMTVVSLGSIALFLRMEDGSIKAMEPEGPALGVTTNLVVSARTLCANKVRRLVVGTAAATQTGSHRGPTVGASRFRRWVAETSGLPPREQAEVLARSLGDFLGSEEPRRETDVIVIELLGAKTPEELAPALRDRLFGRFPDSPGADVDPSVFLG; encoded by the coding sequence ATGGCTGGTACTCGCCAAACCTCGTCCGCACGTCCGTTCGACTCATTCGAATACGGTGTCCTTCGCGATATCCAGGCGGCCTTTTCGACATCCGGTTGCCAAGGTTGGCCGGGGGCGTCTGTCGCGTCGGCACGAGTGGGACAGGAAACGCGCAGCGGTGACTTCCACGTAACCGTGCGCGGTGTCGACGAACAGCTGGTCATTTGCGTCGGTACAATCGAGGGTGGCGGCGCATTCGGCGCAATGGCCAAGGCCGCCCTCTGCGGCGCGATTCGCGGCCTTGCGCCGGAGGCGCGGAGCCCGTTGACCATCGTCCGTGCCGTGGACGACTTGCTCAGACAGTTGAATGCCGATCTCGGGCGGGGCTCGGTAACGTGTTCCCTCTTTGCGGGCGTTCTGGACCATTACGACGAGACGATGACCGTGGTGAGTCTGGGTTCGATCGCGCTGTTTTTGCGAATGGAAGACGGCTCGATCAAGGCAATGGAGCCCGAGGGACCGGCACTGGGCGTGACGACGAACCTGGTCGTTTCGGCCAGAACGCTCTGTGCAAACAAGGTCCGACGGCTGGTCGTGGGTACGGCCGCTGCGACACAGACCGGATCGCACCGCGGTCCTACGGTGGGAGCGAGCCGTTTCCGCCGCTGGGTGGCTGAAACCTCCGGTCTCCCACCCCGCGAGCAGGCCGAGGTCCTGGCTCGGTCCCTGGGGGACTTCCTCGGCTCGGAGGAACCCCGGCGGGAGACGGACGTTATAGTTATTGAACTTCTTGGGGCGAAAACGCCTGAAGAGCTGGCCCCCGCCCTGCGGGACCGCCTCTTTGGACGCTTTCCGGATTCGCCCGGCGCGGACGTTGATCCCAGTGTATTCCTGGGTTAA
- a CDS encoding ferredoxin family protein — protein MAHIVAEPCINCKYTDCVAVCPVDCFHEGVNFLAIDPEVCIDCGLCPPECPTTAIFAEEDLPEKWHDYIEINKKYAPEWPVIDAQKEPMPGADDNAKIEDKKDQLNPDAFSG, from the coding sequence ATGGCTCATATTGTCGCGGAACCCTGCATCAACTGTAAGTACACGGATTGCGTAGCGGTCTGCCCGGTGGATTGCTTCCACGAAGGCGTGAATTTCCTGGCGATCGACCCGGAGGTCTGCATCGATTGCGGGCTGTGCCCGCCGGAATGCCCCACAACGGCCATTTTTGCGGAAGAGGACCTCCCCGAAAAGTGGCATGACTACATCGAAATCAACAAGAAGTACGCTCCGGAATGGCCGGTCATCGACGCCCAGAAGGAGCCCATGCCCGGCGCGGATGACAACGCCAAGATCGAGGACAAGAAGGACCAGCTCAACCCCGACGCGTTCAGCGGATAG
- the glgX gene encoding glycogen debranching protein GlgX → MSSRAGVHVRPGRPYPLGATLCPDGVQFALFSFHATAVELCLFEDAAGGGFRETGRVRLFGPQAGVWHAFVEGIKAGQRYGYRVHGPYDPLNGHRFNPSKLLVDPYAKSLAGGFSWDDAVYGYQPGAEDADLLPGSSDSAGFVPRSVVVDDHFDWSGDAAPGVPWDRTVIYECHVKGLTALHPGVPPELRGTYLALGSPVIVEHLQRLGVTAVELLPVHYTIDERALVERGLVNYWGYNPIAFSAPASRYAAEGMGDPVLQFKGMVKALHRAGIEVILDVVFNHTAESNQLGPTLSLRGIDNAVYYHHEPLQPRFCADFTGCGNSLNVRHPRVLQLVMDSLRYWVEQMHVDGFRFDLATVLARGPAGFEPDGSFLAAAAQDPVLARVKLIAEAWDVGVEGYQVGRFPPGWSEWNDRYRDAVRRFWRGDGGMLAEFGKRLCASSDLFGSDRGACTSINFITAHDGFTLDDVVSYERKHNEANGEENRDGNNDNHSSNWGVEGPTEDADVVRVREQIKRAMLATLAFSRGVPMLTAGDELGRSQNGNNNAYCQDNEISWVHWTPGARGQALLDFSRGLLALRQEFPALRSCHFYEGKPVAGNERNDVTWLRTDGTEMNHDDWHDEKRGLIGMLIHTMIGEDKIDAADGAVSGAGRQTIVVYYNAESSGHDVALPDVGREGRWNLRLNTAERHPIKRERVGARFQLPAQAVVLLEFEDDK, encoded by the coding sequence GTGAGTTCCAGAGCAGGCGTCCATGTCCGGCCCGGGCGCCCGTATCCGTTGGGCGCAACCCTCTGCCCCGACGGGGTCCAATTTGCCCTGTTTTCTTTTCACGCCACTGCGGTCGAGCTTTGTTTGTTCGAGGATGCCGCGGGCGGGGGATTCCGCGAAACGGGGCGAGTTCGCCTTTTCGGCCCACAGGCGGGAGTTTGGCATGCGTTCGTGGAAGGCATCAAAGCCGGGCAGCGCTACGGCTACCGGGTGCATGGTCCTTACGACCCCCTCAACGGCCATCGATTCAACCCTTCCAAGCTGTTGGTCGATCCCTACGCCAAATCGCTGGCCGGCGGGTTTTCGTGGGACGACGCAGTCTATGGATACCAGCCGGGCGCCGAAGACGCAGATCTGCTTCCGGGCAGCAGCGACAGTGCCGGTTTCGTTCCGCGCAGCGTGGTTGTGGACGACCATTTCGACTGGTCGGGTGACGCCGCGCCGGGCGTGCCCTGGGACCGGACAGTGATCTATGAGTGCCACGTCAAGGGTCTGACGGCGCTTCACCCCGGCGTTCCACCGGAGCTACGCGGTACGTACCTGGCGTTGGGCAGTCCGGTGATCGTTGAGCACCTTCAGCGGCTCGGAGTGACGGCCGTGGAATTGCTCCCTGTTCACTATACCATCGACGAGCGGGCGCTGGTGGAACGGGGACTGGTGAATTACTGGGGGTACAACCCCATCGCATTCTCCGCGCCGGCCTCGCGGTATGCCGCTGAAGGAATGGGCGATCCGGTCCTTCAGTTCAAGGGGATGGTCAAGGCCCTGCATCGAGCCGGGATCGAGGTGATCCTCGACGTGGTTTTCAATCACACGGCCGAGTCCAATCAGCTTGGTCCGACGCTGTCGCTGCGGGGGATCGACAACGCGGTCTATTACCATCACGAACCGCTCCAGCCGCGATTCTGCGCGGACTTCACCGGATGTGGAAACAGTCTGAACGTGCGCCACCCGCGGGTGCTCCAACTGGTCATGGACAGCCTGCGGTACTGGGTGGAACAGATGCACGTGGACGGGTTCCGGTTTGATCTGGCAACCGTGCTGGCACGAGGTCCGGCCGGGTTCGAACCGGACGGCTCGTTCCTGGCGGCGGCGGCGCAGGATCCGGTGCTGGCGCGGGTCAAGCTGATCGCCGAGGCCTGGGACGTGGGGGTCGAAGGCTACCAGGTCGGACGCTTTCCGCCGGGCTGGTCGGAGTGGAACGACCGCTATCGCGACGCGGTGCGTCGATTCTGGCGCGGCGATGGGGGGATGCTTGCGGAATTCGGGAAGCGGTTGTGCGCCAGCAGCGATCTGTTCGGTTCAGATCGAGGCGCGTGCACCAGCATCAATTTCATTACCGCACACGACGGCTTCACGCTGGATGACGTGGTGAGCTACGAGCGGAAGCACAACGAGGCCAACGGTGAGGAAAATCGCGACGGGAACAACGATAACCATTCATCCAACTGGGGCGTTGAAGGTCCCACAGAGGATGCGGACGTTGTCCGCGTGCGCGAGCAGATCAAGCGGGCCATGCTGGCGACGCTGGCGTTTTCGCGCGGGGTCCCGATGCTCACCGCCGGTGACGAGTTGGGCCGATCGCAGAACGGGAACAACAACGCGTACTGTCAGGACAACGAGATCTCCTGGGTACACTGGACGCCGGGCGCCCGCGGCCAGGCGTTGCTGGATTTTTCACGAGGCTTGCTTGCGTTGCGTCAGGAGTTTCCAGCCTTACGATCCTGTCATTTTTATGAAGGAAAACCGGTCGCCGGGAATGAACGCAACGATGTCACCTGGCTCCGCACTGACGGTACGGAAATGAATCACGATGACTGGCATGACGAGAAGCGCGGGTTGATCGGAATGCTCATTCATACGATGATCGGAGAGGACAAGATTGATGCGGCGGATGGCGCGGTATCCGGCGCGGGCCGACAGACGATCGTTGTGTACTACAATGCCGAATCCAGCGGGCATGATGTGGCGCTTCCCGATGTGGGGAGAGAGGGACGCTGGAACCTGAGGCTGAACACCGCCGAACGCCATCCGATAAAGCGTGAAAGGGTGGGCGCCCGATTTCAATTGCCGGCGCAGGCTGTGGTTTTGCTTGAGTTCGAGGACGACAAATGA
- a CDS encoding DUF2934 domain-containing protein → MTSSRGGKSAARSGKSAASNREAETTTVGTTPPSKELTSKAATAIGKSKPRSTIARPQPTFEEISRRAYEIFLGRGGAPGDPMADWLQAERELSQKAFAR, encoded by the coding sequence ATGACATCCTCGCGCGGGGGCAAATCGGCCGCAAGATCCGGAAAGAGCGCCGCATCCAATCGTGAGGCTGAGACCACGACCGTGGGGACCACGCCGCCATCCAAAGAACTGACGAGCAAGGCCGCCACGGCGATCGGCAAGTCGAAACCGCGCAGCACCATCGCTCGACCGCAGCCAACGTTCGAGGAAATCAGCCGCCGTGCGTACGAGATTTTCCTAGGCCGGGGCGGTGCACCCGGCGACCCCATGGCCGACTGGCTCCAGGCGGAACGGGAGCTGAGCCAGAAGGCATTTGCGCGGTAG
- a CDS encoding glycosyltransferase family 4 protein, producing the protein MRIALLSWEAKHAIAVGGLAEHVSELAEALSRRGHEVHVYTRMGPGQGLYDCIGGVHIHRCPFDLHDDFLHENQRMCESFAWHVIETESFLGKPFDVIHGHDWLSVRALVHLKNRHGRPVVLTIHSTEYGRCGNQLWEGPSRAIRDIEWEGTYVANRMVCVSGALRREVQWLYSTPPDKIDVIYNGVDVTRFDGRINNGAIRHRYAVGRSDPMVLFAGRLTRQKGPDILMEALPEVLQRHPQTKFVFAGDGDMRHSLESRSHQLHIDGSTRFLGHQSGRSLVQLFKTADTVCVPSRNEPFGIVILEAWSARRPVVATRNGGPGEFVRHERNGLTVADDAHDIGTGLDTVLSSPESARRMGRNGRREAETRFSWHTVAAATERVYQSISAS; encoded by the coding sequence ATGCGCATCGCACTGCTCTCCTGGGAAGCCAAACACGCCATCGCCGTCGGCGGACTTGCCGAACACGTCAGTGAACTGGCTGAAGCACTCAGCCGTCGGGGGCACGAAGTACACGTTTACACACGAATGGGGCCGGGGCAGGGACTGTACGACTGCATCGGAGGCGTACACATCCACCGCTGCCCATTCGATTTGCATGACGACTTTCTGCACGAAAACCAGAGGATGTGCGAGAGCTTCGCCTGGCACGTCATTGAGACAGAGAGCTTCCTCGGCAAGCCATTCGACGTGATTCACGGCCACGACTGGCTCAGCGTGCGGGCATTGGTGCATCTCAAGAACCGGCACGGGCGCCCCGTGGTGCTGACCATCCACTCCACCGAATACGGGCGATGCGGCAACCAACTCTGGGAAGGCCCCTCCCGGGCCATTCGCGACATCGAGTGGGAAGGAACCTACGTCGCCAACCGGATGGTCTGCGTATCGGGAGCCCTCCGCCGGGAGGTCCAGTGGCTGTACAGCACGCCCCCTGACAAGATCGACGTGATCTACAACGGCGTGGACGTGACGCGTTTCGATGGACGAATCAACAACGGCGCCATCCGCCATCGTTATGCCGTCGGGCGAAGCGATCCCATGGTGCTCTTTGCCGGCCGGTTGACCCGCCAGAAGGGACCGGACATTCTCATGGAAGCGCTGCCCGAGGTGCTCCAGAGACACCCGCAGACCAAGTTCGTCTTCGCCGGCGACGGTGATATGCGCCACAGCCTGGAATCGCGATCTCACCAGCTTCACATCGATGGATCAACGCGGTTTCTCGGCCACCAAAGTGGGCGAAGCCTTGTGCAGCTTTTCAAGACTGCGGACACGGTCTGCGTTCCCAGTCGCAATGAGCCTTTCGGAATCGTCATACTCGAAGCCTGGAGCGCGCGCCGCCCGGTGGTGGCCACACGAAACGGAGGCCCCGGCGAGTTCGTCCGCCACGAGCGCAACGGCCTGACCGTAGCCGATGACGCGCACGACATTGGCACTGGTCTGGATACCGTGCTCTCGAGCCCGGAGAGCGCACGTCGAATGGGGCGCAACGGTCGGCGCGAGGCCGAAACGCGATTTTCCTGGCACACCGTTGCCGCTGCGACCGAGCGGGTGTATCAATCCATATCGGCATCGTGA
- the murJ gene encoding murein biosynthesis integral membrane protein MurJ has product MTESGGLARSARIIALLTMASRVFGLVRESLFSFLFGTSDLISAFRIAWMLPNLARRLFGEGALSAATIPVLSETVHRDGVEESRRFVGSILVGLALALAVIVLLAELVILVALNVVDDPALRLSQILLPYTVLICLVAIAGGVLNVYGHFTVPAAVPLVMNLAIIVGTLGGALLYPPDSLALMNTICVFALLSGIAQFGLVWWMLARLRRRPIPALPWHDPRIRRVLLLMGPMVLGLAAVPINTLVDYAIAYGFIVEEGNRPGPAVLGYAQYLYQLPLGVFGIAIATAAFPALSARAAAGDLTGVAGSLNRGLRLGVFVSLPATVGLVLLSRPLVAAIYQHGEFDATQSARVAPVLALYSLALAANFAQHVVVRTYYALKRTADPARIALVMVGLNFVLNLALVFPLKERGLALSSALCAWIQVIWLALSLGRFLPAWSMVDLLGPAVRALIATAVMGLVVGQLSRLPLPEGMFNPKGAVSLLAYVLAGVVAYLAVSWWLGAEELRMLFRTRGSRGGGDSDQ; this is encoded by the coding sequence ATGACCGAAAGCGGCGGGCTTGCTCGATCGGCCCGGATCATCGCGCTCCTGACCATGGCCTCGCGGGTCTTCGGGCTCGTGCGCGAGTCCCTGTTCAGCTTCCTCTTCGGCACCTCCGATCTGATTTCCGCCTTTCGCATCGCGTGGATGCTGCCGAATCTCGCCCGGCGGCTCTTTGGGGAAGGGGCGCTCTCCGCCGCAACCATTCCCGTTCTGTCTGAAACCGTCCACCGGGACGGGGTGGAGGAATCCCGCCGGTTCGTCGGTTCCATTCTGGTCGGTCTGGCCCTTGCTTTGGCTGTGATCGTACTTCTGGCGGAGCTGGTGATCCTGGTCGCCCTCAATGTCGTGGACGATCCGGCGCTGCGGCTCAGTCAGATCCTCCTGCCGTACACGGTGCTTATCTGCCTGGTGGCGATCGCGGGTGGTGTGCTCAACGTCTACGGTCATTTTACGGTGCCCGCGGCCGTCCCGCTGGTCATGAACCTGGCGATCATCGTGGGAACGCTGGGGGGCGCCTTGCTTTACCCTCCGGACAGCTTGGCGTTGATGAACACAATCTGCGTGTTTGCCCTGCTGTCCGGCATCGCGCAATTCGGCCTGGTGTGGTGGATGCTGGCGCGCCTGAGGCGGAGGCCGATCCCGGCGCTTCCGTGGCATGATCCGCGGATCCGGCGGGTGCTGCTCCTGATGGGACCGATGGTGCTCGGCCTCGCGGCCGTGCCCATTAATACGCTCGTCGATTATGCCATCGCCTACGGTTTCATTGTCGAGGAGGGCAATCGTCCCGGGCCAGCCGTTCTCGGATACGCTCAGTACTTGTACCAGCTCCCGCTCGGTGTGTTTGGCATCGCCATCGCTACCGCGGCGTTCCCGGCGTTGTCTGCTCGCGCCGCCGCCGGCGACCTCACCGGCGTGGCGGGTTCATTGAATCGAGGATTACGCCTGGGTGTCTTCGTTTCGCTGCCCGCAACAGTCGGTCTCGTGCTCCTGAGCAGACCGCTGGTCGCGGCGATTTATCAGCACGGGGAATTTGACGCGACCCAGAGCGCCCGGGTCGCCCCGGTGCTCGCGCTTTACAGTTTGGCGCTGGCCGCAAATTTCGCCCAGCACGTCGTAGTCCGAACGTACTACGCCCTGAAGCGGACGGCCGATCCGGCGCGCATCGCGCTGGTCATGGTCGGATTGAATTTCGTCTTGAATCTCGCCTTGGTCTTTCCTCTGAAGGAGCGCGGACTGGCCCTGTCCAGCGCGCTATGTGCCTGGATTCAGGTCATATGGCTGGCGTTGTCGTTGGGGCGCTTTCTGCCTGCGTGGTCGATGGTCGATCTGCTGGGTCCCGCGGTTCGCGCCCTGATTGCGACCGCGGTCATGGGGCTGGTTGTCGGTCAACTTTCGCGCCTTCCGCTCCCGGAGGGCATGTTCAATCCGAAGGGCGCTGTGAGTCTGCTTGCCTATGTTCTGGCGGGTGTAGTGGCCTACCTTGCCGTCTCATGGTGGCTGGGGGCGGAGGAGTTGCGCATGCTGTTTCGCACGCGGGGATCGAGAGGTGGGGGTGACTCGGACCAGTGA